Proteins encoded by one window of Ulvibacter sp. MAR_2010_11:
- a CDS encoding TonB-dependent siderophore receptor, with protein MKKLLITPLCLYFGGFMLAQENSQIEQLDSVTVVTKVPIAEKNSGKVIAKITRETIENNKGKSVAQLINEVSGIEINGSRGNVGQNLGYFVRGGRNRQVVIMIDGVQLNDPSQIQNDYDLRLIPTSEIDHIEIIKGASSVLYGSGAATAVISISTKKVSEKTIAASFTSAVGTNSASEEDDSSRTLEEFTNAVSINGSLKKFFYRASFSNKYVNGLSAIAAPEGEARFEADVFNRFDGRINLGYRFSKNVSMSQFFSFDTFKAGFDNFDYTDAEHLSITRQRKTGGHFEWKYKKGIYVFNDNYSWIEREVVSSFPTKYDSKSYTLDNYIHHRFSEKISLLVGFNFNTSRFNSFTIPFGETDFAQDVYEDTAKFNTVDPYLNLTYISSFGLQLNAGARLNLHSVYNSHWVYNINPSYVFDIGKNTLKVLASYSTAYITPSLFQLYDPLYGNEALQPEENTTMEGGLEFMTENNFRISTVYFNRNEENFIDFVLLDPETYSYSYQNISETFEANGVEVEISKNFGEKLTASANYTNTQPDKRFALRIPEHKVNASIGYRPVASTFFGLSYQYNSERSDSYFNPTTFETETVILKSYGLLDATASSKVYHNVTVFATVSNILNEEYEELYRYQTLGRNFRAGFSLEF; from the coding sequence ATGAAAAAACTACTTATTACACCCTTGTGCCTTTACTTTGGAGGCTTTATGCTGGCGCAGGAAAACTCTCAAATTGAACAATTGGACTCGGTTACGGTGGTAACAAAGGTTCCTATAGCTGAAAAAAATAGCGGGAAGGTTATCGCAAAAATTACCCGCGAAACCATCGAAAACAACAAAGGGAAATCGGTTGCCCAATTAATAAACGAAGTTTCGGGAATCGAGATAAACGGTAGCCGAGGCAATGTAGGACAGAATCTGGGCTATTTTGTACGTGGAGGTCGCAACCGACAAGTAGTGATTATGATAGACGGGGTACAGTTAAACGATCCTTCGCAAATTCAAAACGATTACGATCTGCGATTGATTCCCACTTCTGAAATAGATCATATTGAAATTATCAAAGGCGCTTCCAGTGTGTTGTACGGAAGCGGAGCCGCTACGGCAGTTATAAGCATTTCGACTAAAAAAGTTTCAGAAAAAACGATTGCGGCTAGTTTTACTTCGGCTGTGGGGACTAACTCTGCTTCTGAAGAGGACGATAGCTCACGCACCTTGGAAGAATTTACAAATGCGGTTTCGATAAACGGAAGTCTAAAAAAGTTTTTTTACCGGGCGAGTTTCAGTAATAAATATGTCAACGGATTGTCGGCAATTGCAGCTCCCGAAGGGGAAGCTCGATTTGAAGCCGATGTGTTTAACAGATTCGACGGCCGGATTAATTTGGGATATAGATTCAGTAAAAATGTGAGTATGAGTCAGTTTTTTAGTTTCGATACATTTAAAGCCGGATTCGATAATTTCGACTATACCGATGCCGAACATTTATCGATTACCCGGCAGCGCAAGACAGGAGGGCACTTCGAGTGGAAATACAAAAAAGGAATTTATGTTTTTAACGATAACTACAGTTGGATAGAGCGGGAAGTGGTTTCTTCCTTTCCCACCAAATACGATTCGAAGTCTTATACCTTGGACAATTACATACATCATCGTTTTTCAGAGAAGATAAGTCTTTTGGTAGGTTTTAACTTTAACACCTCAAGGTTTAATTCGTTTACCATTCCTTTTGGAGAGACTGATTTTGCACAAGATGTGTATGAGGATACGGCAAAATTTAATACTGTAGATCCGTACCTTAACCTCACCTATATCTCAAGCTTTGGTTTGCAGTTGAATGCCGGCGCTCGATTGAATTTGCATAGTGTGTACAACTCGCACTGGGTTTATAATATAAATCCTTCCTATGTTTTCGACATCGGAAAAAACACGCTGAAAGTATTGGCTTCATACAGTACCGCTTATATCACACCGTCACTGTTTCAACTGTACGATCCGTTGTATGGAAATGAAGCCCTGCAACCCGAGGAAAACACGACGATGGAAGGCGGATTGGAGTTTATGACCGAAAACAATTTCAGAATAAGTACGGTATATTTCAATAGAAATGAAGAAAACTTTATCGATTTTGTACTGCTGGATCCTGAAACATATTCTTACAGCTATCAAAATATTTCAGAAACCTTTGAAGCAAACGGCGTGGAAGTAGAAATTTCCAAAAATTTTGGAGAAAAGCTTACGGCTTCGGCGAACTATACGAATACACAGCCCGACAAGCGTTTTGCGTTGCGAATTCCGGAGCATAAAGTAAATGCATCAATTGGCTACCGACCCGTTGCATCAACGTTTTTTGGCCTTAGTTACCAGTACAACAGTGAGCGTTCAGATTCATATTTCAATCCTACTACATTTGAAACTGAGACCGTTATTTTAAAAAGTTATGGTTTGTTGGATGCTACAGCATCTTCGAAAGTTTACCATAACGTCACGGTATTTGCTACGGTGAGTAATATCTTAAACGAAGAATATGAAGAATTGTATCGCTATCAAACATTAGGACGCAATTTTAGAGCCGGATTTAGTCTCGAATTTTAA
- a CDS encoding S41 family peptidase, whose product MKKKFLVLLLVVSVTFTSCFTDKDDTIQISSALDIQNFIYRGLNFFYLYKADTPELANDAFATTEARDAFLNSFDSPESLFDFLKSSQDRFSLLVDDYIALENALNGISLSNGMEFGLVRYPDQGGNVFGYVRYVIPNTSAATEGLQRGMIFNTVDGQQITETNFNALLSPETYSIGLATFDGQTVTPTGESKTLTKTQVSENPIYIAQTLTVNSQKIGYLMYNAFTGTFDTQLNAAFGQFKADGITDLILDLRYNGGGSVRTAQDLSSMITGQFAGQLFYSEQWNEDRQADYAEDGVFNTTLSTGEAINSLNLTRVYILTTGRSASASELVINSLDPYIQVIQVGGTTTGKFQASFLLYDAPAPNFSRNQANPGHTYAMLPLVFKTANAAGNTDFIDGLFPDIQLNEDYSNLGTLGDVNEPLLAAALNDIFPTPQPARNSVPTLEEVSESKATLPNYQIMIAEH is encoded by the coding sequence ATGAAAAAGAAATTCCTTGTCCTGCTGTTAGTTGTTTCAGTAACATTTACCTCTTGTTTTACCGATAAAGACGATACTATTCAAATTTCATCGGCTTTAGACATTCAAAATTTTATATACCGCGGACTCAACTTTTTTTATCTCTATAAGGCAGATACGCCCGAATTGGCCAATGACGCATTTGCAACTACCGAAGCGAGGGATGCCTTTTTAAACTCCTTTGATTCCCCCGAATCTCTTTTCGATTTTCTGAAATCCTCTCAGGACAGATTCAGCCTCTTGGTAGATGATTATATCGCTCTGGAAAATGCGCTTAACGGAATTTCTCTTAGCAACGGAATGGAATTTGGTCTGGTGCGCTATCCCGATCAAGGCGGAAATGTTTTTGGCTATGTACGCTATGTAATTCCTAATACCAGCGCAGCTACCGAAGGATTACAACGCGGAATGATCTTTAACACCGTAGACGGCCAACAAATCACCGAAACCAATTTCAACGCCCTCTTGTCGCCGGAAACTTATTCCATTGGACTGGCAACTTTCGACGGACAAACAGTAACACCTACAGGCGAGAGTAAAACGCTTACTAAAACTCAGGTTTCCGAAAACCCGATTTATATTGCGCAAACACTTACCGTAAATAGTCAGAAGATTGGATATTTGATGTACAATGCCTTTACCGGCACTTTCGACACGCAATTAAATGCTGCCTTCGGACAGTTTAAAGCCGATGGTATTACCGACCTTATTCTCGATTTGCGATATAACGGCGGAGGCTCGGTACGTACAGCTCAAGACCTTTCAAGTATGATAACCGGGCAGTTTGCAGGACAACTTTTCTATTCCGAACAGTGGAATGAAGACAGACAGGCCGATTATGCCGAAGATGGAGTATTTAATACTACACTAAGTACAGGAGAAGCAATTAACAGCCTCAATTTAACAAGAGTATACATACTTACAACAGGGAGAAGCGCATCTGCAAGCGAGTTGGTCATCAATAGCCTTGATCCCTATATTCAGGTTATTCAAGTGGGAGGCACTACAACTGGAAAATTCCAGGCTTCTTTTCTGTTATACGATGCTCCGGCACCCAACTTTAGCAGAAATCAGGCCAATCCCGGCCATACATACGCCATGCTGCCCCTGGTCTTTAAAACCGCAAATGCTGCGGGGAATACCGATTTTATTGACGGACTTTTCCCGGACATTCAGTTAAACGAAGATTACAGCAATTTAGGCACTTTGGGCGATGTAAATGAGCCGCTCTTAGCAGCCGCTTTAAATGATATCTTTCCTACCCCACAGCCGGCAAGGAACAGTGTGCCAACATTGGAAGAAGTTTCAGAAAGTAAAGCTACACTCCCCAACTATCAGATCATGATTGCGGAGCATTAA
- a CDS encoding RNA polymerase sigma factor, giving the protein MKQQEFLTTVMPFKDKLYRLAKRLLVSSEEAEDAVQEVLLKLWNGREKIKDYKNPEAFAITMTKNYCLDRLKSKQAGNLKIVHSNYQNSENIEKQVEANDGVSMVFKIMESLPEQQRMILQLRDVEQFEFAEIAQMLESNETAIRVTLSRARKTVREQLIQQYNYGVS; this is encoded by the coding sequence ATGAAACAACAGGAGTTTTTAACAACTGTAATGCCATTTAAAGACAAGTTATACCGACTTGCTAAGAGGCTCCTTGTTTCGAGTGAAGAAGCAGAAGATGCTGTTCAGGAAGTTTTATTGAAATTATGGAATGGGAGGGAAAAGATTAAAGACTATAAAAATCCCGAAGCTTTTGCCATCACAATGACTAAGAATTATTGTTTAGACCGATTAAAATCGAAACAAGCCGGAAATTTAAAAATTGTACACAGCAATTATCAAAATTCCGAAAATATCGAAAAACAGGTCGAAGCGAATGACGGAGTGAGTATGGTCTTTAAAATTATGGAATCCCTGCCCGAACAACAACGAATGATTTTACAGCTTCGGGACGTAGAACAATTTGAATTTGCTGAAATAGCACAAATGCTCGAAAGTAATGAAACCGCGATTCGCGTAACGTTATCACGAGCTCGTAAAACAGTTAGAGAACAATTAATACAACAGTACAATTATGGAGTTAGCTAA
- a CDS encoding DUF4252 domain-containing protein — protein MKKLAVLIALIIAPLVATAQSFDSFENEKDVTSVVVTKNMFKLLSKIDLESNDPDAKEYMELVNNLENIKIYTTSNPEVADRMNTAVTGYISKSKGLSELMRVNDDGKNIKFYSKEGKNENFVSELFMHLNGMIDGKMTTVIMSITGNIDLKKISKLTQDLKVPGSEELKNIDKKKKS, from the coding sequence ATGAAAAAGTTAGCAGTTTTAATCGCCCTTATTATAGCCCCGTTAGTCGCGACGGCGCAATCTTTCGACTCCTTTGAAAATGAAAAGGATGTAACCTCGGTTGTGGTTACTAAGAATATGTTCAAACTATTGAGCAAGATCGATTTAGAATCGAACGACCCCGATGCCAAAGAATATATGGAGTTGGTAAACAATCTTGAAAATATAAAGATTTACACCACTAGCAACCCTGAAGTCGCCGACCGCATGAATACTGCCGTAACCGGTTATATTAGCAAGTCGAAAGGACTAAGCGAGCTCATGCGGGTAAATGACGATGGAAAAAATATTAAGTTTTACTCTAAGGAAGGAAAAAATGAAAATTTTGTGAGTGAACTCTTTATGCATTTAAATGGCATGATCGACGGTAAAATGACCACGGTAATTATGAGTATTACCGGCAATATTGATCTTAAAAAGATTTCAAAACTTACTCAGGATCTCAAGGTTCCGGGAAGTGAAGAATTAAAAAATATTGACAAAAAGAAAAAATCGTAA
- a CDS encoding DUF4252 domain-containing protein, which produces MVLFKFIIGLGIMALALFGCNSEESLQRYLVDKQEDNNFVKVDLATSLLQSENAQFTKEERDILNTVKKINVVAYPVKQGNMVEYEAEKAKLNTIIAQEQYKTLIKYGSNNKGATLKYLGEEDAIDELIVFASDDERGFAIFRLLGDNMRPDSMLKLMNSINSGDIDASKLKSIGELFGTKGDSI; this is translated from the coding sequence ATGGTACTCTTTAAATTTATAATTGGATTAGGAATTATGGCTCTTGCCTTGTTTGGATGTAATTCTGAAGAATCGCTACAACGTTATTTGGTAGACAAACAAGAGGACAACAACTTTGTAAAGGTCGATTTGGCTACTAGTTTGCTTCAAAGCGAGAATGCACAGTTTACTAAGGAAGAGCGGGACATTTTGAACACAGTTAAGAAAATAAATGTAGTTGCCTATCCTGTAAAGCAGGGCAATATGGTTGAGTACGAAGCAGAAAAGGCCAAATTGAACACTATAATTGCACAGGAGCAATATAAGACGCTTATTAAGTACGGCTCCAATAACAAGGGTGCTACATTGAAGTATTTAGGCGAAGAAGACGCGATAGACGAATTAATTGTATTTGCAAGCGACGATGAAAGGGGTTTTGCAATATTCCGATTGTTGGGAGATAATATGAGGCCGGATAGTATGCTGAAATTAATGAACTCCATAAACAGTGGTGATATTGATGCTTCGAAGCTTAAAAGTATCGGAGAATTATTCGGTACAAAAGGCGACAGTATCTAA
- the purB gene encoding adenylosuccinate lyase, giving the protein MTTNALQAISPIDGRYASKTASLIPFFSEEALIRYRMQVEIEYFIALVELPLPQLKDFNKELFTDLRDLYLKFSVQDAVHIKNTEKITNHDVKAVEYFIKEKFDAFGLQQYKEFIHFGLTSQDINNTAIPLSLKDAMNEVYVPQLFAVLDKLKELSKEWADIPMLARTHGQPASPTRLGKEIEVFVVRIQEQFDLLNDIKSAAKFGGATGNFNAHKVAYPKVDWKAFGTRFVQERLGLHHSFPTTQIEHYDHMAALFDTLKRINTILIDLDRDIWAYVSMEYFKQKIKKGEVGSSAMPHKVNPIDFENSEGNLGIANALFEHLSAKLPVSRLQRDLTDSTVLRNIGVPMGHTVISFQSTLKGLNKLLLNEAKFAEDLENNWAVVAEAIQTILRREGYPNPYEALKGLTRTNEKINKTSIANFIETLEIPEAVKKEMRAITPGNYTGI; this is encoded by the coding sequence ATGACAACCAACGCATTACAAGCAATTTCACCTATAGACGGCAGATACGCTTCAAAAACGGCATCGTTAATTCCTTTCTTTTCTGAAGAGGCACTAATACGCTATCGCATGCAGGTAGAGATTGAGTACTTTATTGCCTTGGTAGAATTGCCCTTACCGCAATTAAAAGATTTCAATAAAGAACTATTTACAGACCTTCGTGATTTGTATTTAAAATTTTCGGTGCAAGATGCAGTGCACATTAAAAACACCGAAAAAATTACCAATCACGATGTCAAGGCGGTCGAATATTTTATCAAGGAAAAATTTGATGCATTCGGACTTCAGCAATACAAAGAATTTATCCACTTCGGACTTACATCACAGGATATCAACAATACAGCGATCCCGCTTTCCCTGAAAGATGCCATGAATGAAGTGTATGTCCCGCAATTGTTCGCTGTTTTGGATAAACTGAAAGAATTGTCCAAAGAATGGGCAGATATTCCCATGTTGGCACGAACGCACGGACAACCCGCCTCTCCTACCCGACTAGGTAAAGAAATTGAGGTGTTTGTAGTGCGAATTCAGGAGCAATTCGATTTGCTGAATGACATAAAAAGCGCTGCCAAATTTGGAGGTGCTACAGGAAATTTTAATGCTCATAAAGTGGCATATCCCAAGGTCGATTGGAAAGCCTTCGGAACCCGGTTTGTGCAAGAACGTTTAGGCTTGCATCACTCCTTCCCTACTACTCAGATTGAGCATTACGATCATATGGCAGCCTTGTTCGATACCTTAAAGCGCATTAATACCATCCTTATAGATTTAGATCGTGATATCTGGGCCTATGTGTCGATGGAGTATTTCAAACAAAAAATTAAAAAAGGAGAAGTCGGCTCCAGTGCAATGCCGCACAAGGTAAATCCGATAGATTTTGAAAACAGCGAAGGGAATCTTGGGATTGCCAATGCGTTATTTGAACATCTTTCGGCAAAATTACCGGTAAGCAGGCTACAACGTGATCTTACTGATAGTACTGTGTTGCGAAACATTGGTGTGCCTATGGGACATACCGTCATTTCGTTTCAATCTACCTTGAAAGGACTGAACAAATTATTGTTGAACGAAGCAAAATTTGCTGAAGATCTTGAAAATAATTGGGCCGTAGTTGCTGAAGCCATTCAAACTATTTTACGTAGAGAAGGATATCCCAATCCGTATGAAGCCTTAAAAGGACTTACACGGACCAACGAAAAAATAAATAAGACTTCTATCGCAAATTTTATTGAGACATTGGAAATTCCTGAAGCCGTTAAAAAAGAAATGCGTGCTATCACCCCCGGAAATTATACCGGAATCTAA
- a CDS encoding adenylosuccinate lyase gives MASEVLFEKLSYTKAYRQTRLDVAQWVLDHPESFPDLLEYCFLDKTEISYKASWILEFVCLEKLSLLYPHLDFYFEHLPHVVRDQALRPLAKICEMLAVAHYKEDDPKLRNNFTAAHKKVMTECCFDWLLTEQKVACKAYAMTALYFLGTAYKWIHPELQHIINENIHQNTAAYKARGKNTLQKIERFQKKQQQSQT, from the coding sequence ATGGCTTCTGAAGTACTCTTCGAAAAATTAAGTTATACAAAAGCTTACAGGCAAACCCGTTTGGATGTGGCACAATGGGTGCTCGATCATCCCGAATCTTTTCCCGATTTGTTAGAGTACTGTTTTTTGGATAAAACCGAAATTTCGTATAAGGCTTCCTGGATACTGGAATTTGTTTGCCTGGAAAAATTATCGCTGCTGTATCCGCATCTGGATTTCTATTTTGAGCATTTGCCACACGTAGTTAGAGATCAGGCGTTGCGACCGTTGGCCAAGATTTGTGAAATGTTGGCGGTTGCCCACTATAAGGAAGATGACCCTAAGCTTAGGAACAACTTTACCGCAGCCCATAAAAAAGTAATGACCGAATGCTGCTTCGACTGGTTACTAACCGAGCAAAAAGTGGCGTGTAAAGCCTACGCAATGACCGCACTCTACTTTTTGGGGACAGCATACAAATGGATTCATCCCGAGCTTCAGCATATCATAAATGAAAATATCCATCAAAATACTGCAGCTTACAAGGCTCGTGGTAAAAACACCCTTCAGAAAATTGAACGGTTTCAGAAAAAGCAACAGCAATCACAAACATAA
- a CDS encoding NAD-dependent deacylase, producing MKIAVLTGAGMSAESGLNTFRDSNGLWEGHDVMSVASPEGFQRNPTLVLNFYNERRRQLLQVQPNSAHIALAELEKEHEVVIITQNVDDLHERAGSSRVVHLHGELLKVRSTFKEDLILDWREDLNLGDFCEFNHQLRPHIVWFGEMVPMMEVAMELVAEADVVIIVGTSMQVYPAAGLVQYASYTTEIYFVDPNPSMGSSERITVFAEKATTGVPKVIDALKKL from the coding sequence ATGAAAATTGCAGTACTTACCGGTGCCGGGATGAGCGCGGAAAGCGGACTTAATACATTTCGAGACAGCAACGGATTGTGGGAAGGACACGATGTGATGTCTGTGGCTTCTCCCGAAGGGTTTCAGCGTAATCCGACTCTGGTTCTGAATTTTTACAATGAGCGGCGACGACAGTTATTGCAGGTCCAGCCCAATTCGGCTCATATTGCCCTGGCCGAACTTGAGAAGGAACATGAAGTAGTGATTATCACTCAAAACGTCGACGATTTACACGAACGAGCAGGGAGCAGCAGGGTGGTTCATCTACACGGCGAATTATTAAAAGTGAGAAGCACTTTTAAAGAAGACTTAATATTAGACTGGCGCGAAGACCTCAACCTGGGCGATTTTTGTGAATTTAATCACCAACTGCGTCCCCACATCGTTTGGTTTGGTGAAATGGTACCCATGATGGAGGTAGCAATGGAATTAGTTGCCGAAGCCGATGTAGTAATAATAGTTGGCACCTCTATGCAGGTCTATCCGGCTGCGGGTTTGGTGCAATATGCTTCTTATACCACCGAAATCTATTTTGTAGATCCCAATCCGTCAATGGGTTCCTCTGAAAGAATTACTGTTTTTGCTGAAAAAGCCACCACGGGAGTTCCTAAGGTAATCGATGCATTGAAAAAATTATAA
- a CDS encoding RNA methyltransferase — translation MDLQLFEFLQSLLTERRRELFKEVLDQRTRHFTVVTEDVYQLHNTSAVMRTCDVFGVQDLHVVEEKYGKRIDKEIAMGAQKWVSLYRYDSVNSCIEALRSKGYQIIATTPHNDSTLLHDFDVANKSAFFFGKENDGLSDVVMRQADGFLKIPMYGFTESLNISVSAAIILQEVVTRMRIEGVPWSLTEAEKLELEMHWTQKTIKSAPEIIERYYKDNNS, via the coding sequence GTGGATTTACAACTTTTCGAATTCCTACAATCATTGCTAACGGAACGGCGCCGGGAACTTTTCAAGGAGGTTCTGGATCAACGAACACGACATTTTACCGTAGTGACCGAAGATGTGTATCAGTTGCATAACACAAGTGCCGTGATGCGAACCTGCGATGTATTTGGAGTGCAGGATTTGCATGTGGTTGAAGAGAAATACGGAAAGCGGATTGACAAAGAAATAGCCATGGGGGCTCAAAAGTGGGTGAGTTTGTATCGCTATGACAGTGTGAACAGTTGTATTGAAGCCTTGCGGTCTAAGGGGTATCAAATTATTGCCACAACACCTCACAACGATTCTACCTTATTGCACGATTTTGATGTGGCGAATAAAAGTGCATTTTTCTTCGGAAAGGAAAACGACGGCCTGAGTGATGTGGTAATGCGACAGGCAGATGGCTTTTTAAAAATTCCGATGTATGGTTTTACGGAAAGTTTGAATATTTCGGTTTCGGCGGCAATAATATTGCAAGAAGTGGTAACACGCATGCGTATTGAAGGCGTTCCATGGAGCTTGACAGAAGCCGAAAAATTGGAATTGGAGATGCACTGGACTCAAAAAACCATAAAAAGCGCTCCCGAGATTATAGAACGCTATTACAAGGATAATAATTCGTAA
- a CDS encoding SRPBCC family protein → MIVIYILGGILAILLILMLVAPKTYNIQRSVVIKRPLGDVFQYLKLVKNQDHWSPWKKKDPDMKSESVGIDGTVGFINKWEGNKQVGSGEQEITKIVENERVDTELRFFKPWKSTSDGYLLVEAVDASSTKVIWGFKGTNKVPMNIMMLFFNMDKAVGKDFEEGLASLKTELEK, encoded by the coding sequence ATGATAGTAATATACATTCTTGGAGGGATTCTCGCAATTTTGCTCATCCTCATGCTGGTTGCTCCTAAAACCTATAACATTCAACGCAGTGTGGTGATAAAACGCCCTTTGGGTGACGTATTTCAGTATTTAAAATTGGTTAAAAATCAGGATCATTGGTCACCCTGGAAGAAAAAGGACCCCGATATGAAAAGTGAATCAGTCGGAATTGACGGTACGGTTGGGTTTATCAATAAATGGGAAGGAAATAAACAGGTAGGTTCGGGCGAACAAGAAATCACAAAAATTGTTGAAAATGAACGGGTCGATACCGAACTCAGATTCTTTAAACCATGGAAATCTACCAGCGATGGTTATTTGCTCGTTGAGGCTGTGGATGCATCTTCAACTAAAGTTATTTGGGGATTTAAAGGCACAAATAAGGTGCCTATGAATATTATGATGCTTTTTTTCAATATGGATAAGGCGGTAGGTAAGGATTTTGAAGAAGGATTGGCCTCCTTAAAAACGGAATTAGAAAAATAA
- a CDS encoding VOC family protein, whose protein sequence is MKHNMFAWVEIPVNDMARAQKFYEAVFKVELHLVNFGGMEMGWFPFVENAPGAAGTLIKQESYIPSAEGPLVYFYSEDAQIELGRVKAAGGKIYQEKTQISPEHGYMGVFIDTEGNRVAVHSRK, encoded by the coding sequence ATGAAACACAATATGTTTGCCTGGGTTGAAATACCCGTTAACGATATGGCACGGGCTCAAAAATTTTATGAGGCCGTATTTAAAGTCGAGCTGCATCTCGTAAATTTTGGTGGTATGGAAATGGGATGGTTCCCATTTGTTGAAAATGCTCCAGGAGCTGCGGGAACTCTTATCAAACAAGAAAGCTATATTCCCAGCGCCGAAGGGCCTTTGGTTTATTTTTACAGCGAAGATGCACAAATTGAATTGGGCAGGGTAAAAGCGGCCGGCGGTAAGATATATCAGGAGAAGACACAGATATCTCCGGAACACGGCTACATGGGAGTCTTTATCGATACTGAAGGAAACAGAGTGGCAGTACATTCTCGAAAATAA
- a CDS encoding non-canonical purine NTP diphosphatase, whose protein sequence is MQLVFATHNLNKFREVKALLSHDLDLLSLTDIGCHEDIPETADTIEGNAVIKANYVKSVYGFDCFADDTGLEVKALNGEPGVYSARYAGPENNAEANINKLLAKLKGEEHREARFKTAIALTLKGAHTIFLGICEGSITKAPRGEKGFGYDPIFLPNGSAETFAEMSLLQKSEIGHRGKAMRQLIEYLSE, encoded by the coding sequence ATGCAGCTTGTTTTCGCAACTCATAACCTGAATAAATTCAGAGAAGTAAAAGCACTTCTATCTCACGATTTGGACTTACTTAGTCTCACCGATATTGGCTGCCATGAAGACATCCCTGAGACAGCCGATACGATTGAAGGTAACGCGGTGATAAAGGCAAATTACGTTAAAAGTGTCTACGGATTTGATTGTTTTGCCGATGACACCGGATTGGAGGTAAAAGCCCTGAATGGGGAACCGGGAGTATATAGTGCTCGTTATGCCGGACCTGAAAACAACGCCGAAGCCAATATTAACAAACTACTTGCCAAGCTAAAAGGTGAGGAACACAGGGAAGCGCGATTTAAAACCGCAATTGCATTAACTCTTAAAGGGGCACACACTATTTTTTTGGGAATTTGTGAAGGCAGTATTACCAAAGCTCCCCGTGGAGAGAAAGGATTTGGGTACGATCCTATCTTTTTACCCAACGGTTCTGCCGAAACATTTGCCGAAATGTCACTGCTGCAAAAAAGCGAAATAGGACATCGCGGAAAAGCCATGCGACAATTAATTGAATATCTTTCAGAGTGA